A region of the Culex quinquefasciatus strain JHB chromosome 1, VPISU_Cqui_1.0_pri_paternal, whole genome shotgun sequence genome:
AATTTTCCATATGTGTTATGTTCGTGTTGGAATTGTTACCAACCAGATTTACATTGTTTGGTCCGTAATTTACAGGCATACTGCTGTGGGTTGCATACACATCGTGACCCAATTGTTGATGGTTTAGTTCTATAATATTTGTCGTATTGTTATTGTTTGCACCATGTGGAAACGATGTATTAATAGTAGGTGTATCGTAATATGACTGATGAAAATTGTAactttctgaattttctgtaCTCGAAAAGCTGGAGTTTGGTTGGTACTCCATTGGTGGATGCAAATTTGCTGGCCCAATCGCATTgtgatggtgatggtggtgaTAAGATGCTCCTTCGTAGTAATACGATTGGCTATAGCTGCTGTTCAGTTCAGCTTGAACTGAATCATACTCATTGTGATAACATTGGGCACTACTGAATGAAGCATTGGGCTGTGCTCCACCAAGTTCTCCAGCATAATAGTGTGGATTCTGATGAGTAAACCCATCGTGTTGCGGGTGACCTCTTGGTCCGTCAGAGTGCAATCTAGAGCAGAAGTTTTTAACATTTATAGAAGAAGTTAATTCATGTTTTTGACCTATTGCATTTTGAGTTACAAACTGATTAGAAGGTACTGATTTGGAGTACTGATTATATCCAAAATCAGCCTTGTTAAAGTATTCCGGCTTATGTATACCACTATAATAACCGTTCATGCTGACTGacgaagcattttcaaaatttgaatgcgTTTGTGATTTGGTCCTAGCTATGGCAAATGTCCCAATTGGTCCAGCTTGGTTGAATTGAGTCGGTATATTAGCGTTGGTGACTAACTCAGTTGAAGATATTACATTAGATGCAGCTGGACCTGATGCAGTACAGTTGCTTGGATCTTTACTCAGCACATCATGTTTCTTCATTTGACTTGTTGATCTTATTGGTAAGTGTGAATCCTTTTTCGGTGTCGTGGACTACAACAAAAAGAAAGATATAGTTAGTTTGCACATAGATTTGTGTCATACTCGTATTTACATTGTCTGCTTTCCTTTTAACTTTGATATGGATTTCTTCATCTTCATCAATACTACCAGAAGATGCTACACTCGAATCTGCATTTATGATATTTCCGGTAGGAGTACCTATTTCTACAGTCGAATTTGGCGTTGCAGCTGAAAGTAATAGTAacattaatatttgtattttcctTGTTTACAAGATAACTGTTGAACCCATACCATTACTCGGAGTGCAATTGTTTAGACCTCTTGAATTTGAAGTAGAATCAGGAATATCATCTGACGGCAGTTCACAGCCTTGGCAGGATTTTTTCGAATTAGAgtctatttaattttaagtttacaatttaattaaattcatacagtttaatatgttttgtttacttttacCTTTTAAATCATCTTTAGCAGAGTCTtcatcgtcagtttttgataaggTTTGGCGCTTGTGTTTCATTCGTCTGTTTTGGAACCAAACCTTTACCTGtaatcataaaatatattgaaaataataatcaactcatccttttttactttttttaaaactacTATTGGTATTGACACAAGAACCGCTTCCTCGAGTTGCATAGCTGCAAGAAAGATCAGTTGTTATGCATCAATTTACCTGCCGTTCAGTGAGGTCCAAACTTGCTGCAATTTCAATTCGTCGAGGTCGGCACAGATATTTGTTGAAGTGAAATTCCTTCTCTAGTTCCAGTAGTTGTGTGTTTGTATATGCTGTCCTCAAGCGTCTTGGTAATCCATTTTCAGCAACAAATTCAGCTGTAAATTCATAAAACAAAGAAATCTGATTTGATTGCTTTTctacaatgaaaaaatattgtgcaatataaaatctattttggtgaagtaatattacacacattctttaggtaaatttacataattACAGTTTATTTCACATATAgctgaaatactttttttttatgcacagcattaaaaattatttctaaACCACACATAAGAACCTACGGTGTTGTAGTAGAATTAGAgtgtgacgattctcgagattttctatttcctgcacagcaaaaaatccgatggtaaaatcgcatgcaaaagcatgaacatcaccttcgtcaaaaaagacacgttgcatgtacaatttttgtaaacacaaaaaaaaaagatgcaaccGACGGAATTCAaacaacagtaaggactggcgccttagcccgctcggccatcagaccgatgaaaaatagaaaggataaacgcatatataagcttgacatttcggtcaagtaggtttcccatactgatgggctacatatttcacatagaattttataaaataatgcaacattcATTTTACACCCAGACCTTTTACACGcaactggattactactttttttgctgtgtggcaATCAAGAGTTTAATGTTGCTATTACCCAGGTCTAGGGCATTAAAATgcattgaaatatgttcattcGATGGCAATAATCAGAAGAACTGTGTATATCATTTGtcaggaccgtggtgtaggggtaagcgtgattgcctctcacccagtcggcctgggttgaTTTTGTGAATATCATTTAAGGCATCAAGTATTTATATTTATCTGACACACCGGGCTAGTGTACCagtgggaaaattttaaaattcgaatGCAACTAggtcaggggtgaccaaagtatggcccgcgggccaaacgtggcgagtgttttttgtggcccgcggaatccactgttgcagattttgagctatatatttcctttgggtgtatgttaatgaaagtttaaatgtgattgaaaaaagtaattccatcaaaattttcataaaacttcttTTAGAAATCTTATCTATCTTATCTCCTATCTATATCTATCTATCCatctatataaaaaatttcgatggttttgttcgaacgcgcttTTTGTTGTGTTAGGTTCGtgtaagtccaaggaaggttcttacgccaaaaatttacaactttggccactctggagcggattccggaaaatctgcagattgtatgggaaaagctgcgtaaaatcaaattttgatcacaggaggctgaataagcaaacaagcaagaaacgtcaggaaaccaaaaaagggcaggacgaagtttgccgggaagagctttttagttataaaacattcaaattgtaGTGAAGCAGACAACTGTAAAGATAGCAAAAATATAGGTTTCCCATTTTAACCCACCGGCAGTAgcatacgtgtactttgtacacactttgtaagaaaggcgaaaacacgcgacttcccgaaagttaatttaaaatcataacgGGGCTCATTTTACGagctacagtgagtcaaatatttgtccgtaccccctaaaatatttgtgatataaaagtacataaaattcgactgaagtgccatgttttgtacatctatcgacgcggcagaatgtcctctttaagacactgtcattggatttgcaaaaaactttttcttaaaaaatacttcccgaaagttaatttaaaatcataacgGGGCTCATTTTACGagctacagtgagtcaaatatttgtccgtatcCACCCCCccaataacagaatcgaatagctacacttttcaaaattaatgctgaaaagttctacttttcagcactgcaatgggtgctgaaaagttgaacttttcagcacttgtttcgaaaagtaacacttttcaacatttttttgatttaaacgatttattgacaaaatacatgaaaattcgacttaaaatttcactcaattggtgtttttcgaaattgcaaaaaatgttgtatggaactcgttgcaaaacttgattttttcagcactcgtcgtatttatccaactcggtgaacctcgttggataaatgtacgactcgtgctgaaaaaatcctctttttgcaacttgttgcataaactactatttcagactagggactcgtaatcgggctgtagtggacgaaattggatactccaaattgcaagaggtgggtttttttgtcccctaTCTGACCGCCACAAAATTTCCCATCGAGGGGTtataccggttccgggacaatccggattgtttaacggtattgttccgaaacagtatttttgatcgaaaaatgtcaataaaaaatatgaaaacagtgtatattttgaaaaaatattgttgaaacttgttcaatagagactcttacaacataaaatagcaattttataaaaatagttgtttataaactaatgttttgataagttttacttaaaaatactaaatttaaaccaatttttaatataaactaactaaacaaagttatcagaagttcaaagttgtcacaaactggctagaggtactagtatttgacacagaaacaacatttcataaataaattcacttgaatcagattttgtacttttactagggtacggacaattatttgacctcttttttacttttttcagtaaactatttttgtattttttaagaaaaaattttttgcaaatccaatgacagtgtcttaaagaggataCTCTGCCGCGTCGATAGATGtacaaaacatggcactttagtcgaattttatgtacaaacattttccgtacggggggggtacggacaaatatttgactcactgtaaccTTAAACTTATTTTGCATTTGAAACCCTTCAGGCTCGGGATTCAAACTCCTGACATTTGGGTTACTTATCTGAGTGAATAACATCTGATTCTAGCAgataaaaaatctataaatttaaattttacagaTATATAAGtgcattcaataaaaaaaatattttcataatatttgtgATATTACGCTTGTCTTCAGCATTCACTCACAAAAGGTTCAACCAACCCTCGACCAGACCGATGAATATAAACTTCGTCGTTCTAACAGATTTTTGGCTGCTTGGGAGATTTTGCAGTGCGCGGTCCATTTTCATTGTGCGTTCTATTTACTatgattttaattatatttaaaattttcgtaatgtttcaaagtgcactttttgataaaaaaatatatattaaatttaGGCCCACATGTTTTTCCATAAAAGCCTTTCTTAAACATTCTTTTGGAAAGTGTAGcactaaaattggttcagccgttccggagttatgattttttttttaaatgtgctcTTTGCGAAaatggaaaaatgcaattttttggaccatcctattttggataggagcaccctagtcggcaaacaaaaaaatacgggtataATTATTTCGGTCAAAGAACCACCCTCTAAAtttgagcacttttgatttgtaGACTTCCaagtttgacgtggaatggctgtataaatatatattatatatatttACACGAACGTTCCTATTCGTCCATAATCATCAAACTTCCAAACTAAATCATAGCATGGAACGTACAATGAAAATGCTTAGCGCACGCAAAATCTCCAAAGCAGCCAAAATTCCGTTGAAACAACTTTCCATCAAACGCATTTGCCGAATACATTCAAAGATCTCTTACGGCGCACGAGTGTTAGTATGCGTATGCGCTCAAACTGCGTTAAGCTGACACAGAAACGGGCGGTGAGCGCCACCCCCACAAGAGCCACAAGAGAACAAAATGGCGGTCGAGTCGCCGCCAGAAAAAAGCTTCGCTCTCTCTATTCGCGTTCTCTCTCTTCGTGTTCTCTCTCTGTAAGCATTCTGTATGCGCCTGAATGCATGCAAATGAAGGCCTTTAAAGTTGTAAAGAAAGTGGTGAAATATTTCCGAGCCAGAACTGTTATACTGtctaaaat
Encoded here:
- the LOC6032101 gene encoding homeotic protein proboscipedia is translated as MQEVCSSVDHLGAPVKSETPSVSSIPGNILAEPDTAPSQPHSPLHQPVTHLNRKSTVCEKPNRSGVHISSNTDLTPQTQVHPDSSYWMQNESGFINSQPSMAEFLTHIDSESPKLISQGYTVGVSENVDAVPEYPWMKEKKTARKSQTQAEFVAENGLPRRLRTAYTNTQLLELEKEFHFNKYLCRPRRIEIAASLDLTERQVKVWFQNRRMKHKRQTLSKTDDEDSAKDDLKDSNSKKSCQGCELPSDDIPDSTSNSRGLNNCTPSNAATPNSTVEIGTPTGNIINADSSVASSGSIDEDEEIHIKVKRKADNSTTPKKDSHLPIRSTSQMKKHDVLSKDPSNCTASGPAASNVISSTELVTNANIPTQFNQAGPIGTFAIARTKSQTHSNFENASSVSMNGYYSGIHKPEYFNKADFGYNQYSKSVPSNQFVTQNAIGQKHELTSSINVKNFCSRLHSDGPRGHPQHDGFTHQNPHYYAGELGGAQPNASFSSAQCYHNEYDSVQAELNSSYSQSYYYEGASYHHHHHHNAIGPANLHPPMEYQPNSSFSSTENSESYNFHQSYYDTPTINTSFPHGANNNNTTNIIELNHQQLGHDVYATHSSMPVNYGPNNVNLVGNNSNTNITHME